A stretch of Plasmodium vinckei vinckei genome assembly, chromosome: PVVCY_05 DNA encodes these proteins:
- a CDS encoding U3 small nucleolar ribonucleoprotein protein MPP10, putative — protein MDQVRIKKYTDLISSFEKKSEVELNSKKCNTEDKTNLLEMIEYFSNTLVKYFYNEKEMDDILISNSDLDYEQLWYFIECLIKEKKLENLSIFFNNFEKKIDKEIQETREKNGKKKIKKKKVKFLDQQIDQGKNAKRRKIIKSESPRESETEEDEDGTKDEDKFFNYEEMQKFADIEDNKFAENSDEGESDDLSDDLDLNQFELDPNKGGDIRYSDFYKGEDDEDEEEEEEDEEDDEDEDEDEDEEEYDEDDEDGDEEEEEEEEDEEGSADMDLEMHAMAENKSAKSKKMREEADKKLERDLEEMNEYTNKYFDTETNEFDKEKMEKEEIEKELVAKKHWSLTGEVTAQDRPKNSILSLNVDIPKVNTHKNDTFLNKTVGNDFESDEDNGELNNRDRNFIDKKNILNEEIELVVKQRIKNFLFDDVEKKKIEDLEILDNENNNNNEVNFDNLNFTKSKLSLVDEYTKKYENEINNNMNGSSKNKEINLQKIELMNLFKKIMHSLDSLSNSYFIPKPVLLNGPNEKIATLHIEENTPIILSEKNKKAPEENYAPGHVKTSNEMSKQERKSLRKLKKMKRKKKILSQFKQAQGGSTGGIAELQKRNNYLMDKNKKSKEEKINKAKYGVSSKDQLLQKKVKNKYDYNQGINNAMAYDAEKKK, from the coding sequence ATGGATCAAgtaagaattaaaaaatatacggACTTAATTAGTTCGTTTGAAAAGAAAAGTGAAGTTGAATTAAAttctaaaaaatgtaatacagaagataaaacaaatttattagaaatgattgaatatttttcaaatactttagttaaatatttttataatgaaaaagaaatggatgatattttaatttccaACTCGGATTTGGATTATGAGCAATTATGGTATTTTATTGAATGTTtaataaaggaaaaaaagctagaaaatttatcaattttttttaataattttgaaaaaaaaatagataaaGAAATTCAAGAGACAAgggaaaaaaatggaaaaaaaaaaattaaaaaaaaaaaagttaaattTTTAGATCAACAAATAGACCAAGGCAAAAATGCAAAACgaagaaaaattatcaaatcAGAATCACCAAGAGAAAGTGAAACGGAAGAGGATGAGGATGGAACAAAAGATGAAgacaaattttttaactatGAAGAAATGCAAAAATTTGCTGATATAgaagataataaatttgCAGAAAATTCAGATGAAGGAGAAAGTGATGACTTATCTGATGATTTAGATTTAAACCAGTTCGAATTGGACCCCAATAAGGGGGGGGATATCAGGTATTCCGATTTTTACAAGGGGGAAGATGATGAGGACGAGGAAGAGGAAGAGGAAGATGAAGAGGACGATGAAGATGAAGATGAAGATGAAGATGAAGAGGAATATGATGAGGACGATGAAGATGGAGATGAAGAGGAAGAAGAAGAGGAAGAAGACGAGGAGGGAAGCGCGGATATGGACTTGGAGATGCATGCGATGGCAGAGAATAAAAGTGCAAAGTCAAAGAAAATGAGGGAAGAGGcagataaaaaattagaaagAGATCTGGAAGAAATGAACGAATAcactaataaatattttgatacagaaacaaatgaatttgataaagaaaaaatggaaaaagaagaaattgaaaaagaatTAGTTGCAAAAAAACATTGGTCATTAACAGGAGAAGTAACTGCACAAGATCGTccaaaaaatagtatactGTCATTAAATGTAGATATTCCTAAAGTAAATACACATAAAAAcgatacatttttaaataaaactgTGGGTAACGATTTTGAAAGTGATGAAGATAATGGTGAGTTAAATAATAGAGATCGAAATTttatagataaaaaaaatattttaaatgaagaaattGAGCTAGTTGTAAAacaaagaattaaaaattttctttttgatgatgttgaaaaaaaaaaaatagaagatttagaaatattggataatgaaaataataataataatgaagtaaattttgataatttaaattttactAAAAGTAAATTAAGTTTAGTTGatgaatatacaaaaaaatatgaaaatgaaataaataataatatgaacggttcatcaaaaaataaagaaattaatttacaaaaaatagaattaatgaatttatttaaaaaaattatgcatTCATTAGATTCTTTATCCAATTCCTATTTTATACCCAAACctgttttattaaatgggcctaatgaaaaaatagctaCTTTACATATTGAAGAAAATACTccaattattttatcagaaaagaataaaaaagcaCCAGAAGAAAATTATGCACCTGGTCATGTAAAAACATCTAATGAGATGTCTAAGCAAGAAAGAAAATCTttaagaaaattaaaaaaaatgaaaagaaagaaaaaaatattaagtCAATTCAAGCAAGCCCAAGGTGGTAGTACTGGTGGAATTGCTGAACtccaaaaaagaaataattatctcatggataaaaataaaaaaagtaaagaagaaaaaataaataaagctAAATATGGTGTATCATCAAAAGACcaattattacaaaaaaaagtcaaaaataaatatgattacAATCAGGGTATAAATAATGCCATGGCTTATGAcgctgaaaaaaaaaagtga
- a CDS encoding mitochondrial ribosomal protein S22 precursor, putative encodes MKINGFIKLVKLGIPRIDGRRTISGRAFKFDKISESQSLSAEEIEEFDKVSMIGLKTLKIPEHARQKLHNLAKQFVKKKDLEKLGRYMAKQLTSRNCVELPRVLPSKLLCETIEEKNKIEKMLDKKSYKCLKEFISQYKNKSKEIEQVALTHAEDSRHKINITFFPEVSISYTLHNFNGNYGIMYRIFNEIKIRVPDFSAKKILNYSAVPAASIIAFSEVYNYSHEKILVVESSQHLASISKYILDNIPNVKYQMHLYENFDSFDLVVISHKLLSLYDYNSRNIFIQNLWNKIEKNGILIIVENGTPTGFRMLHSIREMFITELKYNKFHIISPCPHENICPLALTGKDWCHFSQRTLRLSHHIYCKGSQMKNTDEEKFSYLVIRKCEGPRTKYNSENEALTVQEKSFFWPRVVMPTIKAGKHVLLDVCSYPYNFERLVVTKSSSLISNLKTKTGTILKGYGYKKARKILWGDLWRFTKRISRPDARLYTPEYTKNILYRLYLRQKRRSNIKSVVDSKSQAYYNSRSIQYYTS; translated from the coding sequence atgaaaataaatggatttataaaattagttAAATTAGGTATTCCTCGAATTGATGGAAGAAGAACAATTTCAGGGAGAGCGTTCaaatttgataaaatttCAGAAAGCCAAAGTTTAAGTGCAGAAGAAATTGAAGAATTTGATAAAGTAAGTATGATAGGTCTTAAGACCTTAAAAATACCTGAACATGCAAGGCAAAAATTACATAATCTAGCCAAacaatttgtaaaaaaaaaagatttagaaaaattagGAAGATATATGGCAAAACAATTAACAAGCCGAAATTGTGTAGAATTGCCAAGAGTACTTCCATCAAAATTGTTATGTGAAACaatagaagaaaaaaataaaattgaaaaaatgcttgataaaaaatcatataaatgtttaaaagaatttatatcacaatataaaaataaatcaaaagaAATTGAACAAGTAGCATTAACACATGCTGAAGATTCAAgacacaaaataaatatcacCTTTTTCCCTGAAGTTTCTATATCATATACattacataattttaatgGGAATTATGGAATTATGTATAgaatatttaatgaaataaaaataagggTACCTGATTTTtcagcaaaaaaaatactaaatTATAGCGCAGTACCAGCTGCTAGTATTATTGCCTTTTCTGaagtatataattattctcatgaaaaaatattagttGTTGAATCATCACAACATTTAGCATctatatcaaaatatatacttgATAATATACCTAATGTTAAATATCAAATgcatttatatgaaaattttgattCCTTTGATTTAGTTGTTATATCACATAAATTATTGTCATTATATGATTATAATTcgagaaatatatttatacaaaatttatggaataaaatagaaaaaaatggaatattaattattgttGAAAATGGAACACCTACTGGCTTTCGTATGCTACATTCAATAAGAGAAATGTTTATTActgaattaaaatataataaatttcatataatatcaCCATGTCCtcatgaaaatatatgccCATTAGCTTTAACAGGAAAAGATTGGTGTCATTTTTCTCAACGCACACTTAGGTTATctcatcatatttattgtaaAGGTAgccaaatgaaaaatactgatgaagaaaaattttcatatttagtAATACGAAAATGTGAAGGACCACGAACTAAATATAATTCTGAAAATGAAGCCTTAACAGTTCAGgaaaaatcatttttttggcCAAGAGTTGTTATGCCTACAATTAAAGCTGGAAAACATGTATTACTTGATGTTTGCTCTTATCCATACAATTTTGAAAGACTTGTTGTTACAAAAAGTTCATCTTTAAtttcaaatttaaaaacaaaaacagGAACTATCTTAAAAGGGTATGGCTATAAAAAAGCaagaaaaattttatgGGGTGACCTATGGAGATTTACAAAAAGAATTAGTAGACCGGATGCTAGATTATATACTCCCGaatacacaaaaaatattttatatagatTATATTTAAGACAAAAAAGAAGATCAAATATTAAATCAGTAGTTGATTCAAAATCTCAAGCCTACTACAATTCCCGATCAATTCAATATTACACCTCATAG
- a CDS encoding merozoite capping protein 1, putative peroxiredoxin, putative → MIQNTKLSDEILAIELQNEQNENTTLKAEIEKHSEHKGIALFIYPKANTPGCTEQAKLFKEKHEEFVQNKYAVYGLSADNAESQLKWKNDLELPFTLLCDTEKKLLKEIECLKEDDKIMRSHVVISNEFIVSYVKKGVKPATSCEKVLNFIIKGEIDENEEKEEEEEKADEEKEGEEKADEEKEGEEKEGDEEGQVKEEENADGEDKKSGSEKAKAAKPSGANAQKKKKVVKKSASKPSSKSAKGKNNKMVKKSGKVKKEVKKKLISKAQKKIDNKKSKNNKGKNITKKDGKKKANVKDEKKNKKNNTKGSKNKNVPQKKQMKMAKGNKNAASAKNAKKVQNKKIDKKAQKNKNISKKNINKKTVAKSNAKNTMKKKLKKK, encoded by the exons ATGATACAAA ATACTAAGTTATCCGACGAAATTTTAGCTATTGAGTTACAAAATGagcaaaatgaaaatacaaCTTTAAAGGCTGAAATTGAAAAGCATAGCGAACATAAGGGAATTGCTCTTTTCATTTACCCCAAAGCAAATACACCAGGTTGCACTGAACAagcaaaattatttaaggAAAAACATGAGGAATTTGTACAAAACAAATATGCAGTTTATGGTTTATCTGCAGATAATGCTGAGAGTCAG ttaaaatggaaaaacgACCTTGAATTACCATTCACTCTTTTATGTGACactgaaaaaaaacttttaaaagaaattgaATGCTTGAAAGAAGATGACAAAATTATGAGATCCCATGTTGTTATATCTAACGAATTTATTGTGTCTTATGTAAAGAAAGGAGTAAAACCAGCCACCTCATGTGAAAAAGTTTTAAACTTTATCATTAAGGGTGAAATTGATGAgaatgaagaaaaagaagaagaagaagaaaaagctgatgaagaaaaagagGGAGAAGAAAAAGCtgatgaagaaaaagaaggtgaagaaaaagaagGAGATGAAGAAGGACAAGTtaaagaagaagaaaatgcaGATGgtgaagataaaaaaagtggTAGTGAAAAAGCCAAAGCAGCTAAACCTTCTGGAGCTAATgcacaaaaaaagaaaaaagttgtaaaaaaaagtgcCAGCAAACCTAGCAGTAAAAGTgcaaaaggaaaaaataataaaatggtgAAAAAATCTGGTAAAGTAAAGAAAGAAgttaaaaagaaattgaTCAGCAAAGCACAAAAGAAAAttgacaataaaaaatctaaaaataataaaggaaaaaatattactaaaaaagatggaaagaaaaaagCTAATGTTAaggatgaaaaaaaaaataaaaaaaataacacaaAAGGtagcaaaaataaaaatgtaccacaaaaaaaacaaatgaaaatggccaaaggaaataaaaacgCTGCTTCAGCAAAAAATGCAAAGAAagttcaaaataaaaaaatcgatAAAAAAGCacaaaagaataaaaatattagcaaaaaaaatattaacaaaaaaaccGTTGCTAAAAGTAACGCTAAAAATaccatgaaaaaaaaattaaaaaaaaagtaa
- a CDS encoding DNA-directed RNA polymerase II subunit RPB7, putative, giving the protein MYFVIEEWKNVIIKPSQLGPKYQQYIEDMLRNSIEGQCTEKYGYIICVIRIMHSEPGRVQDGTGMIVVKVKYQAIVFKPFKDEVLDAIVTDVNKLGFFAQAGPLKIFISRTAIPKYFEYTEDAHYPCFSSGSHNIKPQTTVRLKLQGIRYDLSNMFAIATINNEYLGCIESNTLQVM; this is encoded by the exons atgtattttgTCATTGAAGAGTGGAAAAATGTGATTATAAAGCCTAGCCAGTTAGGGCCTAAATATCAGCAGTATATTGAGGATATGTTACGAAATAGTATTGAAGGGCAATGTActgaaaaatatggatatattatatgtgtgATTAGGATTATGCATAGTGAACCGGGAAGAGTTCAAGATGGTACAGGGATGATTGTAGTTAAAGTAAAATATCAAGCAATAGTTTTCAAACCATTTAAGGATGAG GTTCTCGATGCAATCGTTACGGACGTAAATAAATTGGGATTTTTTGCGCAAGCAGGaccattaaaaatatttatatcaagAACTGCTATTCccaaatattttgaatatacaGAAGATGCTCATTACCCTTGTTTTTCATCAGGTAGCCATAATATAAAGCCACAAACAACGGTCAGGTTAAAATTACAAGGTATACGATATGATTTATCAAATATGTTTGCAATTGCTActattaataatgaatatctTGGATGTATAGAATCAAATACATTGCAAGTTATGTAG
- a CDS encoding topoisomerase, putative, whose translation MLKYSATDKEKIFEAIEDFVLYIISWLVNINVDIFKNDPNKKYSNTILDKKLIKLSRIVSVVELINNMIIQNKSCTQREIYYKLYNIFNEQCQTNRHIKDVCAILGFSRSSLNIYASEKGCIAGLLTLKKRGEILNISNMEYGLMINDNLLNVDKVESLAHYILVVEKYSLYQKLCEKKMWNTLPLILITGKGFPDYATRKIIFDLVNLFHLECVYVGDYDPYGIRIYLSYKEGCKNNQNSIYPCKDIKWIGMCSEDINFFPKESLLSLSMKEKHVIQNLLKDKNLYYNSKLKTEISEMNEKNIKFEIEAFEYVGMEFFVKNYLIRKILRKEWLQ comes from the exons ATGTTGAAATATAGTGCTACTGACAAGgagaaaatatttgaag CAATAGAAGATTTTGTTCTGTACATAATTTCGTGGCtagtaaatattaatgttgatatatttaagaatgacccaaataaaaaatattcgaATACCATTTTGGATAAAAAACTGATAAAGCTGAGTCGAA ttgTGTCCGTTGTCGAgcttataaataatatgatcaTTCAG aataaaagcTGTACACAACGAGAAATTTATTACAAACtatataacattttcaACGAGCAATGTCAAACCAATAGACATATAAAG GATGTGTGTGCAATTTTAGGATTCTCAAGATCgtcattaaatatttacgCCTCTGAAAAAG GTTGCATAGCTGGACTTCTTACACTTAAAAAGAGAGGAGAAATCTTAAATATAAGCAATATgg aATATGGTTTAATGATAAATGATAATCTTTTAAATGTGGACAAAGTAGAAAGTTTAGCTCACTATATACTTGTCGTGGAAAAATATTCTCtttatcaaaaattatgtgaaaaaaaaatgtggaat ACTCTtcctttaattttaataactGGAAAAGGATTCCCAGATTATGCCACAAGGAAAATCATATTTGATCTTGTTAATTTGTTTCATTTAGAG TGTGTATATGTAGGGGACTATGATCCATATGGGATTCGAATATATTTAAGTTATAAAGAGggatgtaaaaataatcaaaattcTATATATCCATGTAAGGATATAAAATGGATTGGAATGTGTTCAGAggatattaatttttttcctaaagaatctttattatcattaagTATGAAAGAGAAACATgttatacaaaatttattaaaggataaaaatttatattataattcaaaattaaaaactgAAATTTCTGAaatgaatgaaaaaaatataaagtttGAAATTGAAGCTTTTGAATATGTAGGGATGGAATTCtttgttaaaaattatttgatacGAAAAATTTTAAGAAAAGAATGGTTGCAGTAA
- a CDS encoding centrin-3, putative, protein MITRKSDIVSFTPRPITNRPISSNRRRGRNEITEEQKNEIKEAFDLFDTEKTGKIDYHELKVAIRALGFDIKKADVLELMREYDKTNSGYIDYNDFLDIMTQKISDRDPTEEIIKAFKLFDDDDTGKISLKNLRRVSRELGENLSDDELQAMIDEFDKDMDGEISQEEFLSIMKQTSLY, encoded by the exons ATGATTACCAGAAAAAGTGATATCGTAAGTTTTACACCAAGACCAATTACTAATAGACCCATAAGTAGCAATAGAAGGCGAGGACGAAATGAAATAACAGAGGagcaaaaaaatgaaataaaagaagcctttgatttatttgataCAGAAAAAACTGGGAAAATTGATTATCATGAATTGAAg GTAGCTATTCGGGCACTCGgttttgatataaaaaaggcGGATGTCTTGGAATTGATGAGGgaatatgataaaacaaattcGGGATATATAGACTACAACGATTTTTTAGACATaa tgaCACAAAAAATTAGTGATAGAGATCCAACcgaagaaataataaaagcttttaaattatttgatgatgatgatacag gaaaaatatcattaaaaaatttaagaaGAGTTTCCAGAGAATTG GGTGAGAATTTATCAGACGACGAGTTACAAGCCATGATTGATGAGTTTGATAAGGATATGGATGGAGAGATTAGTCAAGAAGAATTTTTAAGTATAATGAAACAAACTAGtctttattaa
- a CDS encoding 60S ribosomal protein L3, putative has protein sequence MSHRKFERPRHGSLGFLPRKRCKRLRGKIRSFPKDNKELAPHFTAFMGYKSGMSHIVREVDKPGSKLHKKEIVEACTIVECAPMVVVGMVGYRETPKGLKVLTAVWANHVSDEFRRRYYKNWYKSDKKAFTKCLNIPEATKEKLYDRIEKYCTILRAICHTQPSKTPLRLKKAHIMEIQINGGHMKDKINFVKELLEKNIPVTNVFNNNEMIDVISVTKGHGTKGVVSRYGVKRLPRKTHRGLRKVACIGAWHPARVQFQVPRHGQKGYFHRTERNKKIYRIGLKKDKNNASTDADITEKKITPMGGFPHYGVVNEDFILLKGCISGTKKRPITLRKTLVPQVSRDALSQVSLKFIDTSSKLGHGRFQTSDEKIKYYGPLKKDLKA, from the coding sequence ATGTCGCATAGAAAGTTTGAAAGGCCTCGTCACGGTTCTTTAGGTTTTTTACCAAGAAAGCGATGCAAAAGATTAAGAGGAAAAATCCGATCTTTCCCTAAAGATAACAAAGAGCTTGCTCCCCATTTTACAGCCTTTATGGGATATAAATCAGGTATGTCCCATATAGTTAGAGAAGTTGATAAACCAGGTTCtaaattacataaaaaagaaattgtTGAAGCATGTACAATTGTTGAGTGTGCTCCAATGGTTGTAGTTGGTATGGTTGGATATAGAGAAACCCCAAAAGGTTTAAAAGTTTTAACAGCTGTATGGGCAAATCATGTTTCAGATGAGTTTAGAAGaagatattataaaaattggtATAAATCTGATAAAAAAGCATTTACAAAATGTTTAAATATTCCTGAAGCTactaaagaaaaattatatgatagaattgaaaaatattgtacAATCTTAAGAGCCATTTGTCATACTCAACCATCAAAAACCCCATTACGTTTAAAGAAAGCCCATATTATggaaattcaaataaatggaGGGCATAtgaaagataaaataaattttgtaaaagaattattagaaaaaaatataccagtaacaaatgtatttaataataatgaaatgaTTGATGTTATTAGTGTAACAAAAGGACATGGAACTAAAGGTGTTGTTAGCAGATATGGTGTTAAAAGATTACCAAGAAAAACCCACAGAGGATTACGTAAAGTTGCTTGTATTGGTGCATGGCATCCAGCTAGAGTACAATTTCAAGTACCAAGACATGGTCAAAAAGGTTATTTCCATAGAAcagaaagaaataaaaagattTATAGAATTGGTTtgaaaaaagataaaaataatgcatCTACTGATGCTGATATtactgaaaaaaaaataacaccAATGGGTGGTTTCCCACATTATGGTGTTGTAAATGAagatttcattttattaaaaggtTGTATATCTGGAACAAAGAAAAGACCAATTACTTTACGAAAAACTTTAGTACCACAAGTTTCGAGAGATGCATTATCACAAGTTTCTCTCAAATTTATAGATACATCATCTAAATTAGGTCATGGAAGATTTCAGACTAGTGATGAAAagattaaatattatggtCCTCTTAAGAAAGATTTAAAAGCCTAA
- a CDS encoding palmitoyltransferase DHHC10, putative, whose protein sequence is MNDSKNNIQGIRHLLPVMLICFVTIVMYTIFVTFYCFLLLQISVENQYVDEALLKDGYITLFTFHAILFLMIWSFYKTYNTSPGYVPNTHEWRVEPDVKRIKEREKTGELRYCAYSKVYKPDRSHYCRAIDKTVLKMDHYCPWVANCIGFYNYKFFLLSLLYANICCFYVGINCYSSFPYFYTNPNILFNEVFYLFLEIVLSAVIILIIFPFFLFHLYLTSQNYTTLEFCVLGEKAKQNIYNLGIEENFKQVLGENILTWLLPIGKPKGNGLFYKTL, encoded by the exons atgaatgatagcaaaaataatatacaaggAATACGGCATTTATTGCCAGTAATG CTAATCTGTTTTGTAACCATAGTCATGTACACTATATTTGTCACA ttttattgttttttattgttgCAAATAAGTGTCGAAAACCAATATGTAGATGAAGCATTACTAAAAGACGGATATATAACATTGTTTacat tTCATGCAATATTATTCCTAATGATTTGGTCCTTTTacaaaacatataatacaAGTCCTGGATATGTTCCaa acaCCCATGAGTGGAGAGTAGAACCAGATGTTAAAAGAATAAAGGAAAGAGAAAAAACAg GTGAACTACGATACTGTGCCTACTCGAAAGTATACAAACCAGATCGATCCCATTATTGCCg AGCGATTGATAAAACTGTTTTAAAGATGGATCACTATTGCCCATGG GTTGCAAATTGCATTGGATTTTACAACTAcaagttttttttactaagTCTCCTTTATGCAAACATATGCTGTTTTTATGTCGGGATAAATTGCTACTCATCTTTCCCATATTTTTACACTAATCCCAATATACTGTTTAACGaggttttttatttattcctggaaattgttttatcggcagttattatatt aataattttccctttttttctttttcatctaTATCTAACATcacaaaattatacaacTTTGGAATTTTGTGTG ctCGGTGAAAAGGCTAAgcaaaacatatataacttGGGTATCGAGGAAAACTTTAAGCAAGTTTTg GGTGAGAATATATTAACTTGGTTACTACCCATAGGAAAACCCAAAGGGAATGgactattttataaaacattataa
- a CDS encoding methyltransferase, putative, translating to MNFIKTCLSSYPVKYYGKTYKVTNILKLNGIGLKSANDEEIKNFLNKFDLNCMVYLIENEDIIYLEFHRKKECSYLFNFLNNNSRNCTTPFEFDIKAEYSNIKYDIKKDCSNIYSPAYEKLLQKTDAIFIYNDVLDPNMSNDIIQNFENEKWSKYTKNDEINISHYFYRGTPNKIYKTYCVQDASSFFPSAFLTKIKKLLGDKEPNQYTILKCHIKKSIEYIVESSYIFEDEIAFLVLENDLPMSFLDIKNESKTNLMIKKNTLIKIKGKLRYELIYGIPKKKSIQLDDQIVERETSYLIIFRFINKNNIEGMLAHKTRKEIIKDPKQENSCIPINVNEYSPEHLEKEYVMDVYNQIAQHFCYTRYKPWNNVENIINQEKEGNIIMDAGCGNGKNLKASSKYCFIGFDFSLYLLKTAKKRPNTDIFLANCINIPIKSNIADLCISIAVIHHLGTHESRRKAVSEMVRCTKIGGKVLIYVWAYEQKENVVGNRKFDSQDIFVPWYLQQQHLAETNPDGTLDDKIAYAPTKKNLLKFQRYYHVFRKEELYDLCTSIDGVQVEDFFFDNNNWAILLKKKY from the exons atgaattttataaagACATGTTTGAGTTCATACCCTgtaaa ATATTATggaaaaacatataaagtTACAAATATTCTCAAATTGAATGGGATTGGATTAAAAAGTGCAAatgatgaagaaataaaaaatttcttAAACAAGTTTGATTTAAATTGTATGGTTTACCTAATTGAAAACGAAGACATAATTTATCTTGAGTTCCATAGAAAAAAGGAATgctcatatttatttaactttttaaacaat aaCTCTCGAAATTGTACAACCCCATTTGAGTTTGATATAAAGGCAGaatattcaaatataaaatatgacataaaaaaagattgttctaatatatattcaccAGCATATGAAAAGTTACTACAAAAAACTGATgccatatttatatataatgatgtTTTAGATCCAAATATGTCTAATGATATTATccaaaattttgaaaatgaaaaatggtCTAAATATACCAAAAATGATG aaataaatattagtcattatttttatagagGCACACCAAACaagatatataaaacatactGTGTTCAAGATGCCTCCTCTTTTTTTCCATCTGcatttttaacaaaaattaaaaaattattaggAGATAAAGAGCCAAATCAATACACCATTTTAAAATgtcatattaaaaaatcaattGAATATATTGTGGAATCGagctatatttttgaa gATGAAATTGCATTTTTGGTCCTCGAAAATGACCTCCCAATGTCCTTTctagatataaaaaatg aatccaaaacaaatttgatgataaaaaaaaatactctcatcaaaataaaaggcAAATTAAGATACGAACTTATTTATGGTATCCctaagaaaaaaagtatacAACTTGATGACCAG attGTGGAAAGAGAAACTAgctatttaataattttccgatttataaataaaaataatatagaggGAATGTTAGCACATAAAACAAGAAAGGAAATTATTAAGGATCCAAAACAAGAAAACAGTTGCATACCTATCAATGTTAATGAATACTCTCCAGAACATTTGGAAAAAGAATATGTCATGGATGTTTATAATCAAATAGCTCAACATTTTTGTTACACCAG ATATAAACCATGGAATAAtgtagaaaatattattaatcaagaaaaagaaggaaatataattatggaTGCTGGGTGTggaaatggaaaaaacCTTAAAGCATCttcaaaatattgttttattggATTTGATTTTagtttgtatttattaaaaacagCTAAAAAAAGACCAAACacagatatatttttagctAACTGTATTAATATACCAATAAAGTCAa ACATAGCAGATTTATGCATTTCGATAGCCGTCATACATCACCTTGGGACACATGAAAGCAG GAGAAAAGCTGTTTCAGAGATGGTGCGATGCACAAAAATCGGAGGAAAAGTCTTAATATATGTCTG GGCATATGagcaaaaagaaaatgttgTAGGAAACAGAAAATTCGATTCCCAAGata TATTTGTTCCCTGGTATTTACAACAACAACATTTAGCAGAAACAAATCCGGATGGCACTCTGGATGACAAGATTGCCTACGCCCCAAccaaaaaaa atctattaaaatttcaaaGGTATTACCACGTGTTTAGAAAAGAAGAACTATACGATCTATGCACTAGTATTGATGGGGTGCAGGTTgaggattttttttttgataacaACAATTGGGCAATtctgttaaaaaaaaaatattaa